Within Bacteroidota bacterium, the genomic segment ATGATGTAAAGAATAAAGAAGTGTTTGGCGTTTGCAATAATCCAAATTATCATGGACATAACTATGTACTCATTGTAAAAATTGTGGGAGATATTGATCCGGATACCGGCTATGTGATGAATCTGAAAACATTAAGTGATATGATTAAAAAAAATGTTACTGAGCGATTCGATCACCACAATCTGAATATGGATGTTCCTGAATTCAGCAAATTAAATCCTACAGCAGAAAATATTGCAGTAGTAATTTATGATATCTTGCGAAAAATTCTTTCTTCAGATTTGGAATTACAAATTCGTTTGTACGAAACAGAAAATAATTTTGTGGAATATCCTGCTCTCTAACCGCTGTTAATCGTTATTCCTCTTTCAATGCTTCAGTAATAAATTCATTAGGTGAATGCAGTATTTTATGTACCGGACATTTATCCGCAATGATTAATAATCGCTTTACTGCCTCTTCACCGGGGTCTTTTTCAAATCGTATCTCTTTTTTAAAAATAGATTTATCCGCCAACCTTTCTAATGTAACGTGTACATATATTTCACCCAAATCCCATTGCTTGCGTTGTGAATACATTTTCAAAGTTATGCTGGTGCATGCTGCCAAACTCATACATAATAATTCAGTAGGTGTAGGACCTAACTCACCACCCTCTTTTTCTATAGGCTCATCGGCAAATAAAGTATGTGAACGACTGTTGCAAACTGTTTTATACTTGATATCGCCGGTACTTGCGGATGCTTTTAATATTTCTTCCATGATATATTTTAATTAAAACTTGGTTTGTTTCAAATTAACAAAATTTAACGAGTAATGTTGTAGCGCTTTTAATCAATGATTAAACTTTATTAAAATGCGTGTGGTTAATTTTGCGACTCTTATTGTTTATTCAAATACATTATAAAAAAATGGAAACAGCAGCAGCTTTGGATATTAGCGAATTGAATGAGCGCATTCATCGTGAAAGTGCTTTTATTGATTTACTCAGATTGGAGATTTCAAAAGTAATAGTTGGACAGAAATACATGACCGACAGATTATTGCTCGGGTTACTTGCGCAAGGACATATATTATTAGAAGGTGTACCCGGCTTAGCAAAAACGCTTGCAATTAAAACGTTGTCAAGTGCCATTCATGCAAAATTTTCCCGACTTCAATTTACTCCGGATTTATTGCCTGCCGATTTAATCGGTACATTAATTTTTAATCAAAAGGAAAATAATTTCGCTGTACGCAAAGGACCCATCTTCGCCAATTTTATTTTAGCAGATGAAATAAATCGTGCGCCTGCAAAAGTGCAAAGTGCATTATTGGAAGCAATGCAGGAAAGGCAAGTTACTATTGGTGATTCCACTTATAAATTAGAAGAGCCATTTCTTGTTTTGGCAACACAAAATCCGATTGAACAAGAAGGAACCTATCCATTACCGGAAGCACAGATAGATCGTTTTATGTTGAAAGTGGTAATTACTTATCCGAATAAAGAAGATGAAAAAGCAATTATCCGTCAGCAAGTGAGTAATGATTTTGCAACCATACAACAAGTAGTAACTCAGGAAGAAATTTTAAAAGCAAGACATCTTGTTCGTGAAGTGTATATGGATGAAAAAATTGAGAATTATATTCTCGATATTGTTTTTGCAAGTCGTAAACCGGAAGATTATAAACTTTCGAAGTTGAAACATTTAATTGCGTATGGTGGATCGCCTCGTGCTTCTATAAATCTTGCATTGGCAAGTAAAGCGTATGCATTTATAAAACGCAGAGGATATGTAATTCCGGAAGATGTGCGGGCGATATGCCATGATGTGATGCGTCATCGTATCGGACTTACTTATGAAGCCGAAGCAGAGAATTTGACTTCGGAAGAAATTATTTCTGAAATATTGAATGTGGTGGAAGTACCATGATTTATTTTTCTTACTGTTTTGATATAAAAAACCACGTGCATGGATAAGGCAACGTTGTTGAAAAAAGTGAGATTGGTTGAGATCAAAACAAAAGGATTATCTCAACATATTTTTTCGGGTGAATACCATAGTGCATTCAAAGGTCGTGGTATGTCTTTCAGCGAAGTGCGTTCTTATACTTATGGTGATGATGTGCGCAATATTGACTGGAACGTTACCGCCCGCATGCAACAGCCTTATATAAAAGTATTTGAAGAAGAACGTGAGCTTACCGTGATGTTGTTAATAGATATAAGTCCATCTTCTTATTTCGGAACTATTAAGCAAAGTAAAAATGAATTGATAACAGAGATGGCAGCAGTTCTTGCTTTTTCTGCAATTAATAATAATGATAAAGTGGGTGTGTTATTATTTACTGATAAGATTGAAAAATTTATTCCTCCCAAAAAAGGTAGATCACATATTCTGCGCATCATAAGTGAACTTTTAGATTATAAACCCGAAGGAAAAGGAACAGATATCGCCAAGGCATTAGAATTTTTTTCAGGCATAATTAAAAAACGTTGTACTGCTTTTTTATTCAGCGATTTTATGAGTGATGATTATGAAAAACCTTTGCGCATTGCAGCTCGCAGACATGATCTGATTGGTGTGCAAATTTGGGATCGTCGTGAAAAAGAATTGCCTGCTGTGGGGATGATGCGCATGCGGGATGCAGAAACCGGTGAAAAATTTTGGGTGGATACAAATAGCAATCGTGTACGAAAAAATTACAGAGAATTTTTTGATAAGAACACCAAATATTTTGAAACTACTTTTTTAAAATCCGGTGCGGATACCATGCACATTAATAGCGAGAAATCTTATATAACAGAATTACATAATTTTTTCAGCAGAAGAATGTTCAGAAGATAGTACGATGCAAAAGAAGATTTCACATATCATATTTATAATTTTTCTTTTCTGCATTTCTGCATTGCATGCGCAGG encodes:
- a CDS encoding 6-carboxytetrahydropterin synthase is translated as DVKNKEVFGVCNNPNYHGHNYVLIVKIVGDIDPDTGYVMNLKTLSDMIKKNVTERFDHHNLNMDVPEFSKLNPTAENIAVVIYDILRKILSSDLELQIRLYETENNFVEYPAL
- a CDS encoding OsmC family protein, whose product is MEEILKASASTGDIKYKTVCNSRSHTLFADEPIEKEGGELGPTPTELLCMSLAACTSITLKMYSQRKQWDLGEIYVHVTLERLADKSIFKKEIRFEKDPGEEAVKRLLIIADKCPVHKILHSPNEFITEALKEE
- a CDS encoding MoxR family ATPase, with protein sequence METAAALDISELNERIHRESAFIDLLRLEISKVIVGQKYMTDRLLLGLLAQGHILLEGVPGLAKTLAIKTLSSAIHAKFSRLQFTPDLLPADLIGTLIFNQKENNFAVRKGPIFANFILADEINRAPAKVQSALLEAMQERQVTIGDSTYKLEEPFLVLATQNPIEQEGTYPLPEAQIDRFMLKVVITYPNKEDEKAIIRQQVSNDFATIQQVVTQEEILKARHLVREVYMDEKIENYILDIVFASRKPEDYKLSKLKHLIAYGGSPRASINLALASKAYAFIKRRGYVIPEDVRAICHDVMRHRIGLTYEAEAENLTSEEIISEILNVVEVP
- a CDS encoding DUF58 domain-containing protein, with translation MDKATLLKKVRLVEIKTKGLSQHIFSGEYHSAFKGRGMSFSEVRSYTYGDDVRNIDWNVTARMQQPYIKVFEEERELTVMLLIDISPSSYFGTIKQSKNELITEMAAVLAFSAINNNDKVGVLLFTDKIEKFIPPKKGRSHILRIISELLDYKPEGKGTDIAKALEFFSGIIKKRCTAFLFSDFMSDDYEKPLRIAARRHDLIGVQIWDRREKELPAVGMMRMRDAETGEKFWVDTNSNRVRKNYREFFDKNTKYFETTFLKSGADTMHINSEKSYITELHNFFSRRMFRR